A single region of the Vicia villosa cultivar HV-30 ecotype Madison, WI linkage group LG4, Vvil1.0, whole genome shotgun sequence genome encodes:
- the LOC131594695 gene encoding uncharacterized protein LOC131594695 isoform X2, with product MDMYIRVKRGKTTYFIRCKPSDKVLDIKQKLQELIDQPANDQRLSLPDTGEILEDSKTLADQKIETDAVVALTLRKDDNEFEEVNIVRPNDFYQSNAEGASW from the exons ATG GATATGTACATTCGCGTTAAGCGTGGCAAGACAACGTATTTCATCCGGTGCAAGCCATCTGATAAAGTTCTTGACATAAAGCAGAAGTTACAAGAACTCATCGATCAACCAGCTAATGATCAACGATTAAGTCTTCCTGATACAGGGGAAATATTAGAGGATTCTAAGACTCTGGCTGATCAAAAG ATTGAAACTGATGCTGTTGTTGCATTGACCTTGAGGAAAG ATGATAATGAGTTTGAGGAGGTCAACATTGTTCGACCAAATGATTTCTATCAGTCAAATGCAGAGGGTGCCAGTTG GTGA
- the LOC131594694 gene encoding uncharacterized protein LOC131594694, whose product MASNSKMVVNERFGAEIVHGSENCFNHSIQLLEELGFPKGVLPLKDLIECGRVRETGFVWMKQKAPSEHYFEGTKTLVSYGIEVTAYVEKFKMKKMSGIKSKQMFVWVPISEMSVDGFDGKKMYFKTPLGIGKSFHVTSFMSVEEKEKYMKLQLKDKEGEIIES is encoded by the coding sequence atGGCTAGCAACAGCAAAATGGTGGTAAACGAGCGTTTCGGGGCCGAGATAGTACACGGCTCCGAAAACTGCTTCAACCACTCCATCCAACTCTTGGAAGAGCTTGGATTTCCAAAGGGTGTTCTTCCCTTAAAGGATCTTATTGAATGTGGAAGAGTTAGAGAAACTGgctttgtttggatgaaacaaaaaGCACCAAGTGAGCATTACTTTGAAGGGACAAAGACTCTTGTGAGCTATGGAATTGAAGTAACTGCCTATGTGGAGAAATTCAAGATGAAGAAAATGAGTGGAATCAAGAGTAAGCAAATGTTTGTTTGGGTGCCTATAAGTGAAATGAGTGTTGATGGTTTTGATGGGAAGAAGATGTATTTCAAGACTCCTTTGGGGATTGGAAAGTCTTTTCATGTTACTTCTTTTATGAGTGTTGAGGAAAAGGAAAAGTATATGAAGTTGCAATTGAAGGATAAGGAGGGGGAGATTATAGAAAGTTAA
- the LOC131597014 gene encoding uncharacterized mitochondrial protein AtMg00810-like, with product MVQHFVKQMQYEFEMSLVGELTYFLGLQVKQMDDSIFISQSKYAKNIVKKFGMENASHEGTPAPTYLKLSKDEKGVVSVCARYQAEPKMSHINQVKMILNFDSMLVGYCDADWAHSADDRKSTSGGCFFLGNNCISRFSKKKKMVSLSTVEAEYIIVESSNS from the exons ATGGTTCAACATTTTGTTAAGCAAATGCAatatgaatttgagatgagtcttgttggtgaattaacctattttcttggacTTCAAGTAAAACAGATGGATGATTCTATTTTCATCTCTCAAAGTAAGTATGCCAAGAATatagtgaagaagtttggtatgGAGAATGCTAGTCACGAGGGGACACCTGCACCCACTTATTTGAAGTTATCTAAAGATGAAAAAGGTGTTGTAAGCGTTTGTGCAAGATATCAAGCTGAGCCTAAAATGAGTCACATTAATCAAGTGAAGATGATTCTCAA CTTTGATTCCATGCttgtaggatattgtgatgcagattgggcaCATAGTGCTGATGATAGGAAGAGCACTTCAGGAGGTTGTTTCTTCTTAGGAAATAATTGTATATCTCGGTTCAGCAAGAAGAAAAAAATGGTGTCCCTATCCACTGTTGAGGCTGAGTATATTATAGTAGAAAGTAGTAACTCTTAA
- the LOC131597013 gene encoding uncharacterized protein LOC131597013, whose product MAGLVAGVEGRWNAVKRKHFRACEARDLFQVFGCIGEISEVAISPRRNKVGKRFGFARFAEVSDVRLLAVKVDNVIFDGVKIHANVPRFARISLSAHRRIANRDGFLPNNFGGQGQTVQNPCRASESGRRDARSFVEVVAEKSKDVLTVEKQKPPLVFFSKDVDRERLSNSLVGILRIPGSADGIQSRIERVGFFAIRVIPLGASMCLLEETEVGSLAEFSNEGEEWWQDWFTKISAWKKDVVDTYRTVWLRFWGIPEVAWNSDFFNFLANLWGSLICVDAGTADRTSMAMARIKMKVVIGVSIPKVLEVLIDGCKFSLEIQIETSHKCYCSGNLKSLSCLSKSSDSVSSGDLGSEEILGFEDESIDSIEAFSSAVKAAASISVQPQGVVLGCEDVSSAVNFVQVQAGESPGSFVPNSAVGASVDCFDEAVRSVGKESLDAELVNLAVDVNRKEEKSKMSVVGGEAEGVAVASIIEKAVRVKGVRMAGGNKGCFLEAGLSGVVSKKKALCPKIVKFRNLMELGAGGCLKRKKSFKNKIKRKVSGDFTKKIRGGGSSVSVEDSHLVSGFYHSGCEGICYENLSENDLIGFNNSKQWEIVNKYVEVKMRSTFEGLGMSNLKDRLNINKNKGELEVDEHSVVVPRKEISTPSL is encoded by the exons ATGGCTGGACTTGTCGCTGGGGTTGAGGGGAGATGGAACGCTGTGAAAAGAAAACATTTTAGAGC GTGCGAGGCTAGGGATTTGTTTCAGGTATTCGGGTGTATTGGGGAGATCTCTGAAGTTGCAATTTCTCCTAGGAGGAACAAAGTAGGGAAACGATTTGGTTTTGCGAGATTTGCTGAAGTTTCTGATGTGCGCTTGCTGGCGGTGAAAGTTGATAACGTTATTTTCGATGGTGTTAAAATTCATGCTAATGTTCCTAGATTTGCAAGAATATCATTGTCCGCTCATCGCAGGATTGCGAATAGGGATGGTTTTCTGCCTAACAATTTTGGTGGGCAGGGTCAGACAGTGCAGAATCCTTGCAGGGCGTCGGAGTCGGGGCGGAGGGATGCACGTTCCTTTGTGGAAGTGGTGGCTGAGAAGTCGAAGGATGTTCTGACTGTGGAGAAACAGAAGCCtcctttggttttcttttcaaaggaTGTAGACAGAGAAAGGCTTTCAAACTCGTTGGTGGGTATTCTTCGGATTCCAGGGTCGGCTGATGGAATTCAAAGTCGGATTGAGAGAGTAGGCTTTTTCGCGATTAGGGTGATTCCTTTAGGGGCATCTATGTGTTTGTTGGAAGAGACAGAGGTAGGCTCTCTGGCAGAATTTTCGAATGAGGGGGAAGAGTGGTGGCAGGACTGGTTTACGAAAATCTCTGCGTGGAAGAAGGATGTGGTTGATACTTACAGAACTGTGTGGCTGCGTTTTTGGGGCATTCCGGAAGTGGCTTGGAATTCTGACTTCTTCAATTTTCTGGCGAATTTGTGGGGCTCGTTGATATGCGTTGATGCAGGTACGGCGGATCGCACGTCGATGGCTATGGCTAGAATTAAGATGAAAGTTGTTATTGGAGTGTCTATTCCGAAAGTCTTGGAGGTATTGATTGACGGCTGCAAATTTTCTTTGGAGATTCAGATTGAAACTTCGCACAAATGTTACTGCTCAGGTAATCTTAAATCCCTCTCTTGCTTATCTAAATCTTCAGACTCGGTTAGCTCTGGGGATCTTGGTTCTGAAGAGATTTTAGGATTTGAAGACGAATCTATCGATAGCATAGAAGCCTTTTCGAGTGCGGTTAAGGCTGCTGCTTCGATTTCAGTCCAGCCTCAAGGCGTTGTTTTAGGCTGTGAGGATGTCTCTTCCGCTGTGAATTTTGTGCAGGTCCAAGCGGGTGAGTCTCCTGGCTCTTTTGTTCCGAATTCCGCTGTTGGTGCCTCTGTCGATTGTTTTGACGAGGCGGTGAGGTCAGTTGGAAAAGAATCGTTGGATGCGGAGCTTGTTAACCTGGCCGTTGATGTTAACAGGAAGGAGGAGAAGAGTAAGATGTCGGTTGTAGGTGGGGAGGCAGAGGGTGTAGCTGTTGCATCTATTATTGAGAAGGCGGTTAGAGTAAAGGGAGTTCGGATGGCTGGAGGAAACAAGGGCTGTTTTCTGGAAGCTGGCCTTTCTGGAGTGGTTTCTAAGAAAAAAGCTTTATGTCCTAAAATTGTGAAGTTTAGAAATCTGATGGAATTAGGGGCTGGTGGTTgtctgaaaagaaagaaaagtttcAAAAATAAGATTAAGAGGAAAGTTTCAGGGGATTTTACTAAGAAGATTAGGGGAGGCGGTTCTTCGGTATCGGTAGAAGATTCTCATTTGGTGTCGGGTTTTTACCATAGTGGTTGTGAGGGGATTTGTTATGAGAACCTTTCGGAGAATGACTTGATTGggtttaataattcaaaacagtGGGAGATTGTTAATAAATACGTGGAGGTCAAAATGCGGTCGACTTTTGAAGGTTTGGGAATGTCTAATTTGAAAGATCGGCTCAATATCAACAAGAATAAGGGGGAATTGGAAGTGGATGAGCACTCGGTTGTGGTACCAAGGAAGGAGATTTCTACACCGTCTTTATGA
- the LOC131594695 gene encoding uncharacterized protein LOC131594695 isoform X1, which produces MDMYIRVKRGKTTYFIRCKPSDKVLDIKQKLQELIDQPANDQRLSLPDTGEILEDSKTLADQKIETDAVVALTLRKDDNEFEEVNIVRPNDFYQSNAEGASW; this is translated from the exons ATG GATATGTACATTCGCGTTAAGCGTGGCAAGACAACGTATTTCATCCGGTGCAAGCCATCTGATAAAGTTCTTGACATAAAGCAGAAGTTACAAGAACTCATCGATCAACCAGCTAATGATCAACGATTAAGTCTTCCTGATACAGGGGAAATATTAGAGGATTCTAAGACTCTGGCTGATCAAAAG ATTGAAACTGATGCTGTTGTTGCATTGACCTTGAGGAAAG ATGATAATGAGTTTGAGGAGGTCAACATTGTTCGACCAAATGATTTCTATCAGTCAAATGCAGAGGGTGCCAGTTGGTAA